In Sphingopyxis macrogoltabida, the sequence GTGGGGCGCACGCCGCGCCGCGCCACCATCGCGTCGAAGAATTTGCGGTGCCGTTCTTCCTGCTCGGCCATATGCGCGATCTCGCGCGCCATCGGATGGCGGTCGCCCATCACCGCGAGCTGCCCGGCGTAGATGCGCGTCGCGCCATATTCGCCGGCCTGATCGACGCGGATCATCGAGGCGGTGCGCTTATTGGTCATCGGACGGCCTTTCCGCGGCGAAGCAGCGCGAGGACGAAGGCAGCGCCGGCGAGCGAGAAGATCGCGTTGAACCCGGCGAGCGAAATGCCCGCCAGCGTCCATTGCGGCACGTCGCAGCGGGTGATCGGCGCGGCCATGATGTCGTCGAGCGAAATCGGCCCGCTCGCGGTCGTGCTGCACGTCGTCAGCCCTTCCCACCAGCCATATTCGACCCCGGCGTGGAAGATGCCGATCGCACCGCTGACCGCAATCGCGAGCGCGGCGAGGATGGTGAGCAGGCGCATCGCGCCGTCGTTGCGGCGCAGCAGCAGCGCGAGCGCCGCGAGCGGCATCGCCGCCTGATGCGGCCAGCGCTGCCAATAGCACATTTCGCATGGGTGCAGGCCAAAGCCATATTGCGACACGAGCGCGCCGCCATAGAGGAGCAGCGGCACGGCGAACGCCACGACCGGCGCAGCAAGACGCGAATTCAGCATCGCTTAGCGGCTCAATTGCGCTGCGCGGGCTTGGCAGCGGGCGGCTTCGTGCCCTGCGCCACGCGCGTCGCTGCCGGTCCGATCCGGCCGATCGTCTGCAGCGCGTAATAGAGCTGATAATCCTCGATGCCCTTGGCCTTGAGCTGCTCGGCAGTCTGGCTGAAGCGCGGATCGGTCTTCTCGTCCTTTTCGAGCAGCCCGTCGTCGACCTTTTTCTCGTTGATCAGATGGCGGCGCAGGTCGCTCTCGCGGAACTTCGGCCGCGACGCATAGTCGGGGTCCGAAAGCTGCGGCACGCGAATGTCGGGCGCGATGCCGCCCTCCTGCACGCTGCGACCCGAAGGCGTGTAATAGCGGGCGGTGGTCAGGCGCAGCGCGGTGGTGTCGGTCAGCGGCAGCACCGTCTGGACCGATCCCTTGCCGAAGCTGCGTTCGCCCATCACCAGCGCGCGGTGCTGGTCCTGCAAGGCGCCGGCAACGATTTCCGAGGCCGAGGCCGAACCCGAATCGATCAGCACGACGACCGGAGCGCCCTGCGCCGCATCGCCCGGTTCGGCGAAATAGCGTTCGATATCGCCCTTCTTGCGTCCGCGCTGCGAGACGATTTCACCGCGTTCGAGGAACAGGTCGCTGATCCCGACCGCTTCGTCGAGCAGCCCGCCGGGGTTCGAGCGGAGGTCGAGGATCCAGCCGCGCGGTTTCTTGCCGAGCGACTTTTCGACCGCGAGCATCGCAGCCTTGACGTCGGTCGTCGCGTCGGCGGAGAAGCTCGCGACCGTCAGCACGCCGACGTCGCCCTTCACTTCCCACTTGACCGGTTTCAGGTCGATGATTTCGCGCGTCAGCGACAATTCCATCGGCTTGTCCTGGCCTTCGCGCACGACGGTGATGTCGATCTTGGTGCCCGGGCGCCCCTGCATCTGCTCGACCGCTTCGTCGAGGGTGAGGCCGAAGATGAGCTGGCCGCCGATGTGGGTGATGAAATCGCCGGCCTTGATCCCGGCGCGCGCCGCCGGGGTGTCGGCCATCGGCGCGATCACCTTGACCACGCCGTCCTCCATCGTCACCGACAGGCCTAGCCCGCCATATTGGCCGTCGGTCTGGGTCCGCAGCGTCGAATAACCGCGCTTGTCGAGATAGCCCGAATGCGGGTCGAGGCTGGCGAGCATGCCGTTGATCGCGCCTTCGATCAGCTTGTCGTCGCTGACCGGCTCGACATAATTGGCCTTCACCTCGAGATAGACGTCCATGAAGCGCGCGATTTCCTGCTGCGTCGAGGCATCGACGCTGGCCATCGCGCCGGTCGCGAGCGGGATCAGCGCCAGCGTGCTGAGCGCGGCCGCTCCCTGCCAGAGCGCGAAGCGGCGCTTGGGAGTGGCGGAAATCTTCGTCGTTTCGGTCATGATCGTCTTTCGGACATGCGGGCCTTTGCCGCCTTATAAACCCCGGCGCGCCAACCTCCAACGCATTTGCGCGGGCGTCAAGCGCGACATCCCGATACGGTTCAATTGCCGAACCGGGGCTTAATGCCGCCTAACCCAGCATCTGCGCGACATCGACCGGACGGCCGCCGCGGCGCAGTTCGATCGTGATGCGGCTGTCGTCCGACCCGGCGCGGCCGATCGGGGTGCCGGCGTCGACCGTATCGCCGACCCCGACCGACAGGCCGATCATCCCGGTGAGCAAGGTCGTCCAGCCGCCGCCATGGTCGATGATGACGATCTTGCCATAGCCGCGATAGTCGCCCGCATAGCTCACATGGCCGGGGGCGGGCGCGACGACCTGCCCGCCCGGCTGCGCAGCAACGGTCAGCCCGCGCGAACGCACGCCGCTTTCATTGACCTCGCCAAGCCCCGCGACGATGCGTCCGACGACGGGCAGGCGATAGGCGCCCCGCGTCAGTTCGGGTTCGGCGGCGACGGGCGGTGCGGCATTCGGCGCCGCGCTGGCGGGGTTGCGAGGGCGCGGGACGGGGCCGGACAGTTCGGCAAGCTCGGCGCGCACCGCACCATCTTCTTCGAGTGCGTCCATCAATTCGACGATATCGCGCGCCTTTTCGCCGAGGCCGAGCGCGCGGTCGGCCTCGAGCCGGGCGCTGCTCATCAGGTCGCGCGACCGCAGCCGGCCTTCGTTCTCGAGCCGGGTCAGCGCGTCGCGGCGCGCCGCAAGCTGGGTCCGGCTCGCGCCAAGCGCCTGCAGCGCCACCGATTGCTGCCGCCGAATCGTGCGCAGCGCGCCAAGCTCGCGGCGGACGCCGGCGGTGCGGCGCTCGATCACCGGCATCACCGCGTCGAGCACCGCGCGGGCATGGACCATGTCGGTGAGTGATCCAGGCTGCGCCAGCACGCTTACCGGAGGCTGGCGGCTCAATTGCTGGAGCGAAGCGGTGAGTTCGAGCAGCGGCTGCTGCTGCTCGGCGAGCCGCGCCTCCTGCGCGGCCAGCCGCCGCCGGACAAGCGCGACGCGCGCCTCGCCGGCGCTGATGTCGGCTTCGGCCGACTGGATGCGCGCGGCGAGCGCGGCGCTGCGCTTCTTCAGCCGGTCGGCTTCGCTGAGTGCCGCGGTCGCCTGTCGTTCCAGCGTCGCGCTCCGCGCCATCGCTTCGGCCGATTGCTGCTTGGCGGTCAGCAACTGCTCGCGTTCGCGCGCCGCGATCGCCTGCGGATCGAAGACGTCGCTTTGTGCCACGGCAAGCGCGCCGCCGCCAGCGGCGGCGAGGATCGCGAGCGCGGCAAAGGCGCGCCTCACTGCCGGCCCTCGCGGTGATAGGGATGGCCCGCGACGATGCTCGTCGCACGCCACAATTGCTCGGCGAGCATCGCGCGCGCCATCAGATGCGGCCAGGTCGCGCGGCCGAAGGCGATGACCTTGTCGGCGCCTTCGCGCTCCTCTGGCGTAAAACCGTCGGCGGCGCCGAGGCAGAAGCGCGCCTCGCGCACCCCGCCGTCGCGCCATTTTTCGAGGAGCCGGGCAAATTCGAGCGACGACATCTGCTCGCCACCCTCGTCGAGCAATATGGTCCGGCTGTTGTCGGCGGGAAGCGGTATGCGCCCGCCGGTATCGGGAAGTTCGCTGATCTTCTGCGCCCAGGTCACGCGCTTCATATAGCGCTCGACCAGCTCGGCCTCGGGTGAGCGCCCGATGCGCCCGCGCGCGATGATGTGCAGCAACATGACGTTTTCGTTCACCTTCGGTGAAAGCGGCACCAGCCCGCTCCCCCTCCGCCCGATGACGACGCGTGGCGTCGGAGGGCCTCCCTGACGATAGTAGCCTATGGGAGGCCGGGAGGGGGAGCGGGCTGGTGCCGCTTCTGTTCGGGCGTTAGGCCGAACAGAACATAGACGTCAATTCGCTGCTGCAACCGGCGGCGCGTCGCCGAACGACCACATGCGTTCGAGGTTGTAGAAGCTACGCACCTCGGGACGGAACAGATGGACGATGACGTCGCCCGCGTCGATCAGCACCCAATCGGCGTTGGGAAGTCCTTCGACGCGAACGCTGCGGCCCGCTTCCTGCTTGATCCGCTGCGCCAGCTTGTCGGCGATCGCCGAGACATGGCGCGTCGACCGGCCGCTCGCGATCACCATATGATCGGCGATGCTGCTCTTGCCGGCAAGCGGGATGGAGATGGTCTCCTGGGCCTGGTCCTCGTCCAGCTGGTGGAGGATCAGCGCGTGGAGCGCGTCCACGCTATCATTGGCGGGTGCGGCGCCGGAGGCGGCCCCCTGGGTGGCGGAGATCAAATGCGTCCTTTCCTGATCGGTTCCACCAGCCATGAACGCGTCAGCGGGTCGCGCATCGCGCGGCCTTCATAGCGTTCGAACCAGCGGGGGTTGGCCTGCCGTATCGCAGTCGCGGATCGCACATCGGGCGAAAATCGCAAGAACACGAGGGCGGGCGGTCTCCAGTCTGTCCAATGCTTCTTCTGGTCTGCGGGCCGGACAAAGCGCCGCAGCCATCCCATCGCACGTCTTGCATGGGCGCGGTCATTATAGCCCGGACGCGCGACAACCGCAATCGGCATGAGTCGGGCAATTCCCCGCCAGTCGCGCCATTGGGGCAACTGGACCAGATTGTCGGCGCCCATGATCCAGATGAACCGCCGGTCGGGGTAGCGGCGCACCAGCTTCTTCAGCGTGTCGATGGTATAACGCGTGCCAAGCTCGGCCTCGATCGCGGTCGCGCGGATCGGCGCGCGGCGTGCCATGTGCTGCGCCGAGCCGAGCCGCGCGGGGAGCGACGCCATGCCGGCCTTGGGCTTCAGGGGATTGCCGGGCGACACCAGCCACCAAAGCTCGTCGAGATCGAGCGCATCGATCGCATTGAGGCTGATCGCGCGATGCCCGCCATGCGCGGGATTGAAGCTGCCGCCGAGGAGGCCGGTGGTGATCACAGGCTTTTTTTCCGGCCGCCACGCTCGTGGAGAAAGCTCAAGGCTTGATCACCCGCGGCATCGTAAAACATGATCGCCCCGACTCTTTCGCGCGCCGAAGCATAAGGCCGCGCGACACCATAACTTCGCGATAGCTCTTGTAATATTTGTCCCTCAAACGGTCCGATATCCGCGCTTCGCACCAACCGGCGAAAGGCGTCGCCGAGAGGCAGGCATTGAACAGCATGAGCTCGCTCGTCGAAAAGTTCCTCGAAAGAAGCTGATGTTGTGAAATCTGAGAGGCTGCACGCTCGGCAAGCATTTCGTGTTTGGCAAAGATCTTGTCGAATTCAACCCAACGCTGGCTTCCCTCGGGCGATTGCGCGGGGGGCGTATCGCTCGGGCGAAATGCCGACGCATCGACAACAAAGCAGTTCGGCTCATGCGCCCGTGAGCTTATCATCGGCGCTTGCGCATCGGTCCTGATGTCGGAATAACCGATGGTCTGGGCAAGACGCTCTGCCAAGATCCACTGGGCTTCTTCCTTCTTCTCACCGTCGTTGGCGCGCAGCAGCATCACCGTGTCGCGGACGATCAACCAGAGGAAGGGCGTGGCGGCGATCACGGCGGCCAGTACAGACCAGCAAAGCCATTTCCTGACTTGCGGTCGTGCGGCGGCCGTCAAAGCCGGACCTGTCCCGTACCGCGCACCAGCCATTTATAGGTGGTGAGCCCTTCCAGCGCGACCGGGCCACGCGCGTGGAGGCGGCCGGTGGCGATGCCGATCTCCGCGCCTAGGCCGAACTCGCCGCCATCGGCGAACTGTGTCGAGGCATTGTGCATGACGATCGCGCTGTCGACTTCGGCGAGGAAGCGTTCGGCCGTCGCGGCGTCTTCGGTGACGATCGCGTCGGTGTGGCGGCTCGAATGCGCGTCGATATGGGCAAGCGCGCCGGCGAAGCCGTCGACCTGCCCGATCGAGACGATCGCGTCGAGATATTCGCAGTCCCAGTCGCCCGCCGTCGCGGGTTCGACATGCGGGCTGAGCGCCGCGATGGCCTTGTCGCCGCGCACTTCGCAGCCCGCCGCAATCAGCGCATCGACGATCGCGAGCGGCGCCGAATAGGCGCGGTCGATCAGGATCGTCTCGGTCGCGCCGCAGATGCCGGTGCGGCGCATCTTGGCGTTGACGGCGAGTTCCACCGCCTTCGCGGGATCGGCCGCGGCGTCGATATAGAGATGGTTGATCCCGTCGAGATGCGCGAGCACCGGCACGCGCGCCTCGTCCTGGACGCGCGCGACAAGGCCCTTGCCGCCGCGCGGGATGATGATGTCGACCAGCCCCTGCGCGCGAAGCAGCGCGCCGACGGCGGCGCGATCCTGCGTCGGGACGAGCTGCACCGCATCGGCGGGCAGGCCCGCTTCTTCTAGGCCCGCGACGAAAGCGGCGTGGATCGCGCGGTTCGAATGGACTGCTTCGCTGCCGCCGCGCAGGATCACCGCATTGCCCGACATCAGGCCAAGCGCCGCGGCGTCGGCGGTGACGTTGGGGCGGCTTTCATAGATGATGCCGACGACGCCCAGCGGCACGCGGACGCGGCTCAGCTCCATGCCGTTCGGTCGCACGCTGCGCTCGATTTCGGCGCCGACCGGATCGGGCAGCGCCGCGACCGCTTCCACCGCATCGGCGATGCCCGCCAGCCGGCCTTCGTCGAGCCGCAGCCGGTCGAGCAGCGCGGCGGTGAGGCCGGCGGTCTTTCCCGCCGCCATGTCGCGCGCGTTGGCTTCCAATATCACCGCCGCCTGCGCCCGGAGCTGATGCGCAGCGGCGTGCAGCGCCGCAGCCTTGTCGGCAGTCGGCGCGACGCCAAGCCGTTTCGCGGCGGCGCGCGCGCGCGCGCCCATCTCGGCGATCAGCGTGGCGGCATCGGCCAGCGGCGGCAGGGTCAGGGCTTCGGCGTTCATCGCGCCGCCCTATCACGCTTTGCGGCGGCGGTGAAAGTCCCGTTGCGCCATCGGCGCGCGCTGCTACCTAGGGACGATGAGCGGGGATATCGAGGCAATCGGCGCGGCGGTGACCGCGGGGCTGGCGGGACATGCGGTCGAACCGCGCCATGGCGGCGACGCGGCGCATGGCGGCGCGCGCTGCCTCAACTGCGGAACCAGCCTCGCCGGTTCGCACTGCCATCATTGCGGGCAAAAGGCCGACATTCATCGCAGCTTCGGCGCGATCGGCCACGACCTTGTCCACGCGATCTTCCATTTCGAGGGCAAGATCTGGAACACGCTGCCGCTGCTCGTCTGGCGGCCGGGCGACCTGACGCGGCGCTATATCCATGGCGAGCGTGCGCGCTTCATCTCGCCGCTGGCGCTGTTCCTGTTCGCGGTGTTCCTGACCTATGCCGTGCTGGCGATGGTCGGCAGCGGCGGGGGCGTCGGCGAGGAACTCAGCAAGGCCGCCGCCGAGCAGACGCGCACCGCGGCGATCAAGGACAGCATGCAGCAGGAGGTCGACCGGATCGACGCCGAACTGGCGAAACCGGGGCTCGCCGCTGGCTCCCGGCGCGAACTGGAGACCGAACGCGACGTGCTGCAGAAGAGCGCCGATTATCTCGGCGTCGCGCGCAGCCGCAGCAAGACCGAACGCGCCGCCGATCGCGCCGCCGGCCCGCCGGTCCTCGACGATCCCGCGGCGCAGATAAAGACCAGCGCCGATTTCATCTCGCAGAACAAATATGACACCGGGGTGGCGTTCATCGACCACGGCCTCGCGAAGGCGTTCGCGAACCCCGCGCTCGTCCTCTACAAACTCCAGGCCAACGCCTATAAATTCGCCTGGGCGCTGATCCCGCTATCGCTGCCCTTCATGTGGCTGCTCTATCCGTTCAGCCGCCGCTTCCACACCTATGACCATTTCGTCTTCGTCACCTATTCGATCTCGTTCATGCTGCTGCTCTTCGTCGTCGTGCGGCTGTTCAATCTGACACTGCTTGGCGAAATCGCGACCTTCTGCGCGATGCTTTACGCGCCGTTTCACATGTACCGGCAAATCCGCGGCGCCTATCGCGCGTCGTGGTTCGGGGCGCTGGCGCGCACGACATTATTGCTGTTCTTCAGCCTGTTCGCGGTGATCACCTTCATGCTGCTCCTGCTGGCGCTGGGGGTGATGGGATAGACGGCGAGACGTAACAAAAGGCGGGCAGGACCAGACAGGCCCGCAAATCCGCAAAGGAGAGAGGCGATGCATCGGCTGTGGGGCGAGATGGACAGGCGCCTGCTGATCAAGCTCGGTACCGCGGGGCTTGCGGCGCTGACCTTGCCCGGCGCGGCCAAGGCGGCGATGGCGGAAGGTTTTACCCACGGCGTCGCGAGCGGTGAGCCGGGGCCTTATTCGGTGCTGCTGTGGACGCGCTATGCCGCGGCGAACGACACCGCGCTGACCGCCGAGCTTTCCGAAAGCGCCGATTTCGCGCGCATCGCGGGCGGCGGCACGGTGACGGCGGCCGGCGCGCGCGATCATACCGCCAGACTGCTCGTCGACGGGCTCGAACCCGGGCGCTGGTATTTCTATCGCTTCATCGCTCCCGACGGGACGACATCGCCGACCGGGCGGACGCGGACGCTGCCTGCGGGACCAGCGAGTGCCTTCACCCTCGCGCTCTTCTCCTGCGCCAACATGCCCTTCGGCTGGTTCAACGCCTATGCCCATGCCGCCGCCCGAAACGACATCGACCTCGTCGCGCATGTCGGCGACTATCTCTACGAATATCGGGTCGGCGACTATCCGTCGCTGCGGGATGCGGTGCCGGGCCGCGAGGTGCAGCCCTCGCACGAACTGATCGCGCTCGCCGATTATCGCCTCCGCTATGCCGCCTATCGCAGCGATCCCGACCTGCAACGGCTGCACCAGTTGTTCCCGATGATCGCGCAATGGGACGATCATGAATTCGCCAACGACACATGGAAGGGCGGCGCCGAGAACCACAACGAGGGCGAAGGCGAATGGCGCGCCCGCGAAGCGGCGGCCGAGCGGGCCTATCGCGAATGGATGCCGGTCGCCGACACGCGCTGGCGCCACTATCAGGTCGGCGACCTCGCGACGATCTTCCTTCCCGAAACGCGGATCACCGCGCGCGACAAGCCGTTCGAGATCGAGGAGATCGTTGCGGGCGGCGGCGACGCGGCGGCAAAGCTCAAGCGCTTTGCCGAAACCGCCTATCGCGATCCGGCGCGCCAGTTGCTCGGCGGCGATCAGGAAAAATGGCTGTTCGACGGCTTTGCGGCGTCGGTGAAGGCCGACACGCGCTGGCAGGTCTGCGCGCAGCAGATCGTCATGGGCAGCCTGTTCACGCCGCCCGAATCGGCGGGCTGGTTCGGCGCCAATCCGCCCGACATCGTCCGCCGCCGCGTCGCCGCGGCACAGCTCGCGGCGAAGGTCGGGCTGCCGCTCAACCTCGATGCATGGGACGGCTATCCGGCGGCGCGCGATCGCCTGCTCGCGGCAGCACAGGCGGCCGACGCCGATCTCGTCACGCTTGCGGGTGACAGTCACAATGCCTGGGCCTTCGACCTGTCGCACGACGGACGCCCCGCCGGGATCGAGGTCGGCGGCCACAGCGTCAGTTCGCCGGGGTTCGAAGCCTATACGCCGGAGATTCCCGACGCGACGCGCGTATCGGCGCTCCGCGCCTCGTCGCCGCAGCTCAAATGGGCCAATACGCAGGACCGCGGCTATGTCTCGGTCGCGCTGACGCGCGATCGGGTCACCGCGAACTGGCACAATATGACGGACATTCGCACCCGCAATCCGGCGCTTTCGGGGACGCACAGCATGACGGCCGAACGCGGGCGGCGAGCGTATAGCACCACTTGACTCATTCATAACCCAATGGTTATGAGAAATCCATAACCAGAAAGTTATGAATGCCGATGACCGCATCCCCCGACCTGCTGTTCCGGGCGCTCGCCGATCCGACGCGGCGGGCGCTCTTCGAACGGCTTTGCCTCGACGGCGAACAGACCGTCGGAACGCTCACCGCCGGGGCCGGCATTTCGCAGCCGGCGGTGTCCAAACATCTCGGCGTGCTGCGGCAGGCGGGGCTCGTCGTCGACCGCCACGAAGGGCGCCAGACCCACTATCGCGCGCAGCAGCGTGCGCTTGCGCCGCTGGTCGACTGGACCGGCCGGATGGCGCCGTTCTGGGAGGCGCGCTTCGACGATCTCGAAGATTTTCTGAAAAGGATGGATCAATGACGGCGATCGAACTGCGCAGCGTGACCGTCGAGCGCGACATTCCGCATCCGCCCGAAAAGATCTGGCGGGCGCTGACGACGCAGCATCTGATCGAGGAATGGCTGATGAAGAACGACTTCGGGCTCGACCTCGGCCACCGGTTCCAGTTCTGCGGCGACTGGGGCCATGTCGATTGCGAGATCCTCGATGTCGATCCGGGCCGCAGCCTGTCCTACACTTGGAATTATGCGCACGACGATCCGGCCTATCGCCTCGACAGCAAAGTGACCTTCACGCTCGAACCGAGCGGATCGGGCACGTTGCTGCGCATGGAACAGGTCGGCTTCCGCCCCGATCAGAAACAGGCGTTCGGCGGCGCCAAGAGCGGCTGGCGCATCCATCTCGAAAATCTCGAGAAGCTCGTCGCCGGGCTCGATTGAAGATTGGCGAAGGAGAAGAAGCGATGACCGGCAAGTCCCCGAAACTCCTCTCGGGCGGCAATCCGCAGATTCCGAAAGGCTATGGCGACGCGCCGGTGCAGGCCTATATCGCCGCGATGCCCGGGTGGAAGCGCGCGGTCGGCGAACGGATCGACGCGCTGATCGAAAAGGCCGTCCCGGGCGCCGAAAAGGCGGTCAAATGGAACTCGCCCTTCTATGGCATGGAAAAGGACATCTGGTTCGTGTCGTTCCATTGCTTCGACAAATATATCAAAGTGAGCTTCTTTCGCGGCGGGTCGCTCGATCCGGTGCCGCCGGTCGCATCGAAGGTCGCAGACACGCGCTATTATCATATCCACGAGGATGATTTCGACGAGGTGCAATTCGCCGACTGGGTGAAACAGGCGAGCACGCTGCCGGGAGAGAAAATGTGAGCGCTGACGACAATCCCTCCGACCTCATCGATGCGCGGATCGCAAAGCTGGACGACTGGCGCGGATCAGCGCTCGCCAGGATGCGCGCGCTGATCCGCGCGGCCGAGCCCGAGGTCGCCGAAACGGTGAAGTGGCGCAAGCCGTCGAACCCGACGGGCGTGCCCGTCTGGGAGCATGGCGGCATCCTCTGCACCGGCGAGACCTACAAGGACAAGGTCAAGTTCACCTTCGCCCGCGGCGCCGCGCTCGACGATCCGGCGCGCCTGTTCAATTCGAGTCTCGACGGCAATGTCCGGCGCGCGATCGACATTTTCGAAGACGACGCGATCGACGAAAAGGCGTTCAAGGCGCTGGTCCGCGAAGCGGTGGCGCTCAACGCATCGAAAGCGCCGCGGAAATAGGGGTGGTGCCGGGTTAGCTTCGCGCATCGACGGCTCTCGGCCGGGAGTGGACGTAAGTCGTTTGGAATTCCTCAATTGTGTCATTCCCGCGAAAGCGGGAACCCAGGGCGGGTTTACACTACTCTGGGTCCCCGCTTTCGCGGGGATGACAAAAGTTGGCAACGTCCGCTTCCCACCCCAAAGTGATCTATCTACCGCTACGCCTTCAACCCGATCTCGCGGAGCCGTTCCTGCAGATAGGTATCGGCGGTAATCGGATCGGGATAAAGGTCGGGGTGCGCCGCATCGACGCAGCTTGCCAGCGTCTCGATCGGATAATCGGACCGGAAGTGCAGGAAGAAGGGCATCGAATAGCGCGCGAGGCCGGCCCGCCCCGCGTCGGGATTGCGGACGCGGTGGGTGGTCGACGGCAGGCGGTTGTTGGTCAGCCGCTGGAGCATGTCGCCGACATTGACCGCCATCGCCCCCGGCGGCGGATTGACCGGCAGCCAGCTGCCGTCCTTGTCGAGGATTTCGAGCCCCGCCTCTTCGGCGCCGAGCAGCAGCGTGATCGTGTTGATATCCTCATGCGCCTCGGCGCGGATACCCTTCGCGGGGGCGGCGACCGGCGGATAGTGGAGCAGGCGCATCACGCTGTTCCCGTCGGCGATCGTGTCGTCGAAGAAGTCGGGAGCGAGCCCCAGATAGCGCGCGATCCCCGACAGGAGCCGCGCGCCGACGCGGTCGAACTCGGCAAAGAGCTTGTCATAGACGGTACGGAAACCCGTAACCTCGGCGGGCCAGACATTGTTCGGCTGTTGCGCCGCGAGCCGGTGCCCCGGCGGCAGGTCGCGCCCGACGTGCCAGAATTCCTTGAGATCGACCTCCTTCGCCCCCTTCGCGATCTCGGTACCGAACGGCGTATAGCCGCGCGCGCCGCCGCCGCCGGAGATATGATAGGCGCGCTTCACCTCCTCGGGCAGCGCGAAGAAGGCTTTCGCCTTGTCCCACGCCTCGTCGATCAGCGCCGGGTCGATGCCATGATCGGTGATCATCGCGAAGCCGAAGCGCTCGAAGGAGGCGCCGAAAGCGCGGGCGAATTCGTCGGCGGGAAGCGACATCGAGATTGTGGGTACGGCGGCAGTCATGATCTGGATCCATATGGGGCGGCCGATGCCGCGATTCTGCTTCCGCATGTAGGGCGACCGGCGCTGCGGCGAAAGAGGCTCGCTCTTTTCAAACCGGCGATCGTTGCTAAGAGAGCGGCATGGCAAAGCAATATTGGCTGATGAAATCCGAACCCGACGCCTATGCGTGGGAACAGCTCGTCGCAGACGGCACCGGCATGTGGGACGGGGTGCGCAACCACACCGCCAAGCTCAACCTGATGGCGATGAAGAAGGGCGACGAAGCGCTTTTCTATCACAGCAATATCGGCAAGGAATGCGTCGGGATCATGAAGATCGTCGAGGAAAGCTTCCCCGACCCGACCGCCGAAAAGGGCGCGCCCTGGGTGGTGGTGCGCGTCGAACCCGTCCGCGCGCTGAAGCATCCGGTGACGCTGGCGGCGATCAAGGCCGATCCGAAGCTCGCCGACATGGACCTGATTCGCCAGTCGCGCCTGTCGGTCGGGCGCGTCACGCCCGACGAGTGGAAGCATATCCTCAAGAAATCGGAGAAGCCCGCGGGCTGATTATTTGCGCAGCTTCGACTGCATATGCTGCGTCACCGACGGATGCAGCGGGCTGACGAACTCGCAGCCGCAATTGGTTTTGTCGACACGGCGAACGACCGCTTCGAGCAGTTGCAGCCCGGGCAGGTTGACCCACAGATGCGTGTCGACCGCGGGCGGCGAGTAAGAGAAGAAGCGAAAGCCCGTCGCCGACAGGTCGAACAGGTCGACGTCGAACGGGTTCATGCCGGCCACGCGCAGGCGGGCCCGCGCTGAAACATCGGTGCGTGCGGCGCGGCGGCCGTCGGGGGCGGATTGAGCGATGCTGCTGTTGTTACCCGGCACGGTTAGCGATCCCTGAAGCGATTCGATTCGGGCTTTTCTACTCCGCCGATGGTTACCGTTGTGTCAAAACACGTGGTGAAATCTTCGGGTTAAGGCGGGGTGTCGCCGACCGTCATTAACTGGCTGGGAAAGGCGGATACGAGCGCTTTCGCCTCGCGCCAGTCGGCCGACAGCCAGCGACCATAATCTTCGGCATGGATGATGACCGGCATCGCGCCCGGACGGTGATGCGCGACCAGCCGATTGGCCTCGGTGGTGACGATCGCAAATCCGGGCCAATCCTCGATCTGCCGCTGGATTCCGGCGAAGGCGAAGATGCGGCGCGACGATACCGAAAACCAGTGCTGCC encodes:
- a CDS encoding EVE domain-containing protein, with amino-acid sequence MAKQYWLMKSEPDAYAWEQLVADGTGMWDGVRNHTAKLNLMAMKKGDEALFYHSNIGKECVGIMKIVEESFPDPTAEKGAPWVVVRVEPVRALKHPVTLAAIKADPKLADMDLIRQSRLSVGRVTPDEWKHILKKSEKPAG
- a CDS encoding PilZ domain-containing protein; amino-acid sequence: MPGNNSSIAQSAPDGRRAARTDVSARARLRVAGMNPFDVDLFDLSATGFRFFSYSPPAVDTHLWVNLPGLQLLEAVVRRVDKTNCGCEFVSPLHPSVTQHMQSKLRK